From a single Chitinivorax sp. B genomic region:
- the alaS gene encoding alanine--tRNA ligase, producing the protein MKSAEIRQKFLDFFASKGHQVVASSSLVPGDDPTLLFTNAGMNQFKDVFLGFDKRAYTRATTSQKCVRAGGKHNDLENVGYTARHHTFFEMLGNFSFGDYFKQDAIKYAWEFLTSPQWLNLPQEKLWVTVYATDNEAYDIWHKEVGIPAERMIRIGDNKGAPYASDNFWTMGDTGPCGPCTEIFYDHGPEIWGGPPGSPEEDGDRYIEIWNNVFMQFNRDESGTLHPLPKPSVDTGMGLERISAVLQHVHSNYEIDLFQTLIEAATRATGAADRNSPSLNVIADHIRACSFLIADGVMPSNDGRGYVLRRIIRRAIRHGYKLGQKGLFFHKLVPTLVEVMGDAYPELKTEQERIASALKQEEEQFAKTLDNGMGLLEAALADGTKVLSGDVAFKLYDTFGFPADLTNDICREREVEVDMGGFEREMEAQRDRARAASTFKMTGNVEYCGKDTCFEGYLKSSVDATVLALYKNGEAVEQLQTGDEGIVVLDNTPFYAEGGGQVGDLGEISAAGGLDALFDVLDTQKIKAAVFGHTGQLTRGALKVGDAVQATIDLHKRVATARNHSATHLLHAALREVLGRHVSQKGSLVNHERTRFDFAHTQAVTTEELARIEAVVNHVVASNYDVTATLMSYDDAIRAGAMALFGEKYGDEVRVLKMGNFSTELCGGTHVHRTGDIGFFKIISEGGVAAGVRRIEAVTGEGALAFVQAQEAQLKEVAALVKVQPAELLSKIGQIQENVKVLEKELARLKGKLASSQGDELLAQAKEIKGLKVLAAVIDGADGNTLRDMMDKLKDKLGSAAIVLATVNDGKVLLVAGVTADSTSKVKAGELVNFVAQQVGGKGGGRSDMAQAGGTQPEALPVALVSVADWVAGKL; encoded by the coding sequence ATGAAATCCGCAGAAATCCGACAGAAATTCCTCGACTTTTTTGCTTCGAAGGGCCACCAGGTTGTGGCATCGTCCAGCTTGGTACCGGGTGATGACCCGACATTGTTGTTTACCAATGCAGGTATGAACCAGTTCAAGGATGTCTTCCTTGGTTTTGACAAGCGCGCCTATACCCGTGCCACGACTTCTCAGAAATGTGTTCGTGCAGGTGGTAAGCACAATGACTTGGAAAACGTCGGCTACACTGCACGTCACCATACTTTCTTCGAGATGTTGGGTAATTTCAGCTTTGGTGACTATTTCAAACAGGATGCCATCAAATACGCATGGGAATTCCTGACTTCGCCACAATGGTTGAACTTGCCACAAGAAAAACTCTGGGTGACCGTTTATGCCACAGATAATGAAGCCTACGATATCTGGCATAAAGAAGTCGGTATTCCTGCCGAGCGCATGATCCGCATTGGCGATAACAAAGGTGCGCCTTACGCGTCTGACAATTTCTGGACGATGGGTGATACAGGCCCGTGTGGCCCGTGTACCGAGATTTTCTACGATCATGGCCCGGAAATCTGGGGTGGGCCTCCCGGATCACCTGAGGAAGATGGTGATCGCTACATCGAAATCTGGAACAACGTATTCATGCAGTTCAACCGTGACGAGAGTGGTACGCTGCACCCACTACCGAAACCCTCCGTCGATACTGGGATGGGGTTGGAGCGTATTTCTGCTGTGCTTCAGCATGTACATTCCAATTATGAGATCGACCTGTTCCAGACATTGATCGAGGCGGCGACACGTGCAACGGGTGCGGCAGACCGTAACAGTCCGTCACTGAATGTCATTGCAGATCATATCCGTGCCTGTTCATTCCTGATCGCTGACGGTGTTATGCCATCCAATGATGGTCGTGGTTATGTATTGCGCCGAATTATCCGTCGTGCGATCCGCCACGGTTACAAACTGGGCCAAAAGGGCCTGTTCTTCCACAAACTGGTGCCAACCTTGGTTGAGGTGATGGGGGATGCTTATCCTGAGTTGAAGACTGAGCAAGAACGTATTGCTTCTGCACTTAAGCAGGAAGAAGAGCAGTTTGCAAAAACGCTGGATAACGGAATGGGGCTGTTGGAAGCCGCTTTGGCCGATGGCACGAAAGTGCTATCCGGGGACGTGGCTTTCAAATTGTACGATACGTTTGGTTTCCCGGCAGATCTGACCAACGATATCTGTCGTGAGCGTGAGGTGGAAGTCGACATGGGGGGCTTCGAGCGCGAGATGGAAGCCCAGCGCGACCGCGCACGTGCAGCATCAACCTTCAAGATGACTGGCAACGTTGAATACTGTGGGAAGGATACCTGTTTCGAGGGGTATTTGAAGTCCAGCGTGGATGCAACTGTGCTGGCATTGTATAAGAATGGTGAAGCTGTCGAGCAATTGCAGACTGGTGATGAAGGGATTGTCGTCCTCGACAATACGCCGTTCTATGCTGAAGGTGGCGGTCAGGTGGGTGACCTTGGTGAAATTTCTGCCGCAGGCGGTTTGGATGCGCTGTTCGATGTACTGGATACCCAGAAAATCAAGGCGGCCGTGTTTGGCCATACTGGTCAACTAACACGTGGGGCATTGAAAGTGGGCGACGCGGTACAAGCCACTATCGATCTGCATAAGCGTGTGGCGACGGCCCGTAATCACTCTGCGACACACCTGTTGCACGCTGCATTGCGCGAGGTTTTGGGTAGGCATGTGTCGCAAAAGGGCTCGTTGGTGAATCATGAACGTACCCGTTTCGACTTTGCCCATACTCAAGCTGTCACTACCGAAGAACTGGCTCGTATTGAGGCGGTGGTTAACCACGTTGTTGCATCCAATTACGATGTGACCGCTACCTTGATGTCCTACGATGACGCAATACGTGCTGGCGCCATGGCGCTGTTTGGCGAAAAGTATGGCGATGAGGTTCGTGTGCTGAAGATGGGTAATTTTTCCACTGAACTGTGTGGTGGAACACACGTGCATCGGACTGGCGATATCGGCTTCTTCAAGATTATCTCCGAAGGTGGTGTGGCCGCAGGTGTGCGTCGTATCGAGGCTGTGACCGGTGAAGGTGCATTGGCTTTCGTACAAGCACAGGAAGCCCAACTGAAAGAGGTTGCAGCCTTGGTCAAGGTGCAACCAGCTGAACTGCTGAGTAAGATTGGCCAAATTCAGGAAAACGTCAAAGTCCTTGAGAAAGAACTGGCACGTTTGAAAGGCAAACTGGCTTCCAGCCAAGGTGACGAACTACTGGCCCAGGCTAAGGAGATTAAAGGGCTCAAGGTGCTGGCTGCGGTGATTGATGGTGCGGACGGCAATACCCTGCGTGACATGATGGACAAGCTCAAGGACAAATTGGGTTCGGCAGCC
- a CDS encoding HAD family hydrolase: MFDVDGTLVDSLHYDGELFCQAVDEVLGIREINPDWRAYTHVTSSGILGEIVLRAFGRLVTEEESAAVQGRFNGLMRAYHAVHTTHCQPLPGGIPLWAALKQRSDVAIAIATGGWGAEARLKLEGCGYDLQQVPFAAACEATSRQAIMQLAHHRALTQYAVTAFDAVAYVGDGHWDQTATRSLGWRFVGVGAELQSVMADDELWWPGPPAVNELLECLGWCMASQTCTTQAE, translated from the coding sequence ATGTTTGACGTTGACGGTACGCTCGTCGACTCACTGCACTACGATGGCGAACTGTTTTGCCAAGCCGTCGATGAAGTACTGGGTATTCGTGAAATCAACCCGGACTGGCGTGCCTATACGCATGTCACATCCTCCGGTATCCTTGGTGAGATTGTCCTGCGTGCATTTGGACGGTTGGTGACTGAAGAGGAATCTGCAGCAGTTCAGGGACGATTCAATGGGTTGATGCGTGCTTATCATGCTGTGCATACCACGCACTGCCAGCCATTGCCAGGCGGCATTCCCTTGTGGGCGGCTCTCAAGCAGCGATCGGATGTGGCCATTGCAATTGCTACCGGAGGCTGGGGGGCAGAAGCTAGGCTGAAGCTGGAAGGTTGTGGTTATGATTTACAGCAAGTCCCGTTTGCGGCTGCATGTGAAGCAACATCTCGTCAAGCCATCATGCAATTGGCTCATCATCGCGCCTTGACGCAATATGCAGTGACAGCGTTCGATGCGGTCGCATATGTCGGTGACGGTCATTGGGATCAGACAGCGACGCGGTCTTTGGGCTGGCGATTTGTGGGTGTTGGCGCCGAGCTACAATCAGTGATGGCTGACGATGAGTTGTGGTGGCCAGGGCCGCCAGCCGTGAATGAATTGCTGGAATGTTTGGGGTGGTGTATGGCAAGTCAGACCTGCACGACACAAGCTGAATAA